TAGAAAGGCTCTCAACTTCGAAACTCCACTAGAAGTGTTTAGGAGATTATCTACAAACATGCTATGCTCGGGTGCACAATATAACATGCCATAATTGCACATAAAGAAGGGGTTGCTCCTTAAACGGAGTAGGTTAAACTCTCCAATATAAACGAGATTTTTTCAAATCTCAAAACCGCTCATTAAAGAGCAAAAAAATGAGGAGCAACCCATGAAGCATTATATTGGATTAGATGTATCAATGAAAAGAACTTTTATCTGTGTATTAAATGAACAAGGTAAGATTGTCCATGAAGGTTCAGAAAAAACAGATCCTGATTTACTAGCAGATGATTTTTCCAAAAGAGATTTTCAAGAAATCGTTGTTGGCTTTGAAAGTGGATGTTTATCTCATTACCTAGTCACAGGATTTAGAAAAAGAGCTATAGATCCCCTATGTATGGATGCAAGGAAGCTGAGTACGATTCTTGCTTTGAAAATAAATAAGACAGACAAAAATGATGCACGAGGAATCGCAGAAGCCCTTCGATCAGGTATGTATACTAGTTTGATTTCAAATTAAGAATTGCATATAGTTATTTAAAATATTATTGATAAAGTTGTATATTTTTCTCCAACAAAATATATGGAGGTAGAGAAATGCCTAAACCTTATTCAATGGATCTAAGAAAACGAGTGCTTCAATACCTAGAAGAAAATAACGACAAAATGAAGGCCAGCCAGCTATTTCAAGTTGGGATTGCAACTGTCTACCGATGGGTAAAGCGTAAGAAACAAAGAGGAAACGTAGAACCTCTAAAAAAGAAAAGCACTTATAAGAAAATTGATGATCAGAGATTAATCGCTTATGTAGAAAAAAACCCCGATCATTTTTTATCAGAGATTGCAAAGCATTTTGGTTTGACTTTGCAAGCAATCTTTTACGCTTTGAAAAGACTCAAGATCACAAGAAAAAAAAGATTGCGTTTTATAAGGAAAGGAATGCGGAAGCAAGAGCGGAATATCTAAAAAAGATAGAAGCAATTTCTCCTGAAAAAAGGGTCTATTTGGATCAGAGCGGAATCAGTCAATATGTGCATAGGCAATATGCGAGGAGCGCGAGGGGAAAACAAATATTTGGAGGAATTTCAGGAAAACGATTTGGTAGACAGAGTGTAATTTCGGCACTACAAGGGAAGAAATTGCTGGCACCGATGTGTTTTGAAGGAACTTGCAATACGGATCTATTTAATGTATGGCTAAAACAGGAATTGATTCCAAATTTGACTCATGGCCAAGTTTTGATTCTCGATAACGCGAGCTTTCATAAATCAAAGACAACTAGAACATTGATAGAGGAAAGTGGATACGAAATGCTCTTTCTCCCGCCTTATTCACCGGACTTAAATCCTATCGAAAAATATTGGGCCAATATGAAAACGAAAATCCGAGAACTTTTACCTACTGTAGCTAATTTATCCGAAGCCTTAGATCAAGCTGTTTTATCAATGTCGATTTAAATAACTATAACTAGGTTTTT
This is a stretch of genomic DNA from Candidatus Rhabdochlamydia oedothoracis. It encodes these proteins:
- a CDS encoding IS630 family transposase → MEAISPEKRVYLDQSGISQYVHRQYARSARGKQIFGGISGKRFGRQSVISALQGKKLLAPMCFEGTCNTDLFNVWLKQELIPNLTHGQVLILDNASFHKSKTTRTLIEESGYEMLFLPPYSPDLNPIEKYWANMKTKIRELLPTVANLSEALDQAVLSMSI
- a CDS encoding IS630 transposase-related protein produces the protein MPKPYSMDLRKRVLQYLEENNDKMKASQLFQVGIATVYRWVKRKKQRGNVEPLKKKSTYKKIDDQRLIAYVEKNPDHFLSEIAKHFGLTLQAIFYALKRLKITRKKRLRFIRKGMRKQERNI
- a CDS encoding IS110 family transposase, which gives rise to MKHYIGLDVSMKRTFICVLNEQGKIVHEGSEKTDPDLLADDFSKRDFQEIVVGFESGCLSHYLVTGFRKRAIDPLCMDARKLSTILALKINKTDKNDARGIAEALRSGMYTSLISN